A stretch of DNA from Leptospira bouyouniensis:
AATTGAAGTGAAAAATAAAATTACTCCCTGGATGAAGGCAATTTTTGAAAACAAAATTCTTACCTTACAAACCAATCCCATCAATGATTTGTATTTTGAAGCACTTGAGGCAAATAACAGAGGAAATGCGAACTTTGGCATTGGATTACTTCGATTGCTCAAAGATTACCAACTTCCAATTGCTTATGAGTTTACAAAACTAGAAGGGAATGTATTTGAAATCACTATGAGAGCTCATATTCTCATCTCTGAAAACGAAACTCTCTAAACTTTTGTTTAAGGTAACTCATTTTTGATAACACACAAGTTTCGCAAATGTCATGATTTATCACATGGATTTGAGGATGTCGAAGAATCCAGGGAAACTTGTGTCCACCCAACTTGTATCATCAAACGTCAGTTCGATGCCTGATAATTTAGACAATATAGCAAAACTCATGGCAATCCGATGGTCCATAAAGGTTTCAATTTTTGCTTTATTGATGGATCCTATTTCACCAAATTCATATCCATCCTTCATTTCATTTACCTTGACACCTAATTTTTCTAAATTGGATACCATTGACAAAATTCTGTCTGATTCTTTGGCTCTCAGTTCTTCTGCATGAGAAATTTGAAATCCACCTTCTGAAAAAAGTCCTGCTATGGTTAAGATAGGAATTTCATCAATAATAGAAGGGATTAAATCTTCTGTGATAACAGTTCGTTTCAATTTGGAAGGGTAAACAAGTAAGTCTCCAATTTCTTCACCGCATTCGATGCGTTTGGCGATTATCTCAATTTTTCCACCCATTTTTTGTAAGACAGTCAGAATCCCAATCCGCGAAGGATTGAGTCCAATGTTTTTGATGAGGAGTGGTTCGGATCCTCCAACACAAAGCCCAAATACAATATAAAAGGCTGCGCTAGAAATATCACCTGGGATCACATACTTAGTTCCTTCAAAATTGTAAGGAGGATTTACTGTAAAATGCACTGGAGAATGATGGACGATGTTTCCACCAAGAAACCGAATCATATTTTCAGTATGGTCTCTCGATACTTCAGATTCTTTGTAGTCAATGGAGATGTCTGAAGACAAGGCGGCAAGGACTAAAGCACTTTTGATTTGTGCAGAAGCAATTGGACTTTGGTAGGTATAATCTTTTAATTGTTTCCCATGGATACGGAGTGGCGCTCTGTCGTTGCCATCGACAGATAGAATCTCAGCTCCCATCTCTTTTAAAGGGTTCATGATTCTTGCCATAGGTCGTTTGCAAAGGGAAGCATCTCCTGTAAGGGTAGCGCGAATCTGAGGGAGTCCCGCCAATAACCCTGCAGACAGACGAATTCCTGTTCCAGCATTTCCAAAATCCAAGACACCAATCGGAGATTTCAGATTTTTTTTGCCTGGGCTTTCGACTGAATAACTTCCTTTCCCGAGAGAACTGACAGAAAGACCCATTGATTCAAAACAATGCAAGGTATGGAGGGGGTCTTCCCCTTCTAAAAAGCCATGGATTTCGGATTTCCCTTGGGAGAGTGCACAAAAAAGCACGGTCCTATGTGAGATGGACTTATCTCCAGGGACATAAATTTCTTTTTTTGCATTTAATTTGATTTGTGGCTGCAACATGTTGTATTTTTCTAAAAAGTATTTTGCAATTTGGCGCTTCTTTATTAGCGTTTGTCGGAAACCTAAGTTTCATTTACGAACAACCAAATGCCTCTAGATACCAGTAAAAATAACCAAAAGATCCCAGTCAATCCAGGTGAAGTCCTTTTCATTGGTGGTAAAGCCGCAACGTCGATGAACATACTCCATGAGGGTTCGGTTCGAGTTGAGACTACCCTCGGTGATACAAGCATAGTTCTCTATAGTTTGGAAGGTGCAAACCTTACTCCAGGTATCTTTGCACTCTTAGAAGGAACGCCCTACCCTTATACAATTCGGGCAAAAACATCATGTGTTGTATCAACATATGTGATGAACCAACCCAATGCAAAAAAAACTCTCACAACAAAGGTATCAGTTGGGGTTATGGCAGTTCGCACCTTACTCAAGGAAATTGGAGAACTTTACAAACGAGTATTATCCATCAAAGGACTCGCTTCCAAATTTGATCAAACGATGGATAACTTGGGTGCAGTGTATTATATTTTAAACCCTTCTATTTTTTCTGATGTGACTCCTGGCGCAAAAATTACTCGAGACGAAAACATCATCGATCCTGTGATGAAACTCATTCGAAACAATCTTGCAGGTTTCCAAGAACATGGTGGAATTTTGCCTGAAAAACCAACGGTTCATTTTTTAGAGGAAGACCATGGTGAATTTTTCGAAAAGGATTATAGTGAAGCGATCGAATGGAATGATGCAGAATTTCATTTCATAAGAAAAATCCTTTCTGTGAATCCCAAAATTTCACAAGCTTTATTCGAAGCAGATCCAAGTTTACTACAAAGTGCTGCTGAAAGTTATGTAAAAACATATCGTGAATTATTTGAATTACTCAGCAAGGAAACCTATGAATTATCGGAAACAATGAATTCTATGTTTGTAGGCGAAAATGGTTTATTAGAAAAATTCAATCTTACCCTAGATTTATTTAATACGGGTTATTCGACAATTCCTTCTACTGTTTTACTTCCAATTACAGAATGGGCTCTGAAAAAATCAAAATCTCTTCTCGATGAATACAAACAAATATTTGGAACCAATTATGCATCAACAGGAAATTGTTTAGAGAAACTAGAATCAAAACAATCCGAACTAACATCCAAGTTTGGTCATGAATTAAATGCACAAAAAAACAAAGAGGAAGCGATTGCCCAAGGTAACGATCCAATCCGGGCAGGTATTGATACCAAGGCTTTAAAAGTTGAATTATTAAACTCAGCTAGCCAAATTTTAAACTATTCCCAAGCAGACCCAGAATCAGTAAAAGAGTTTTCGACTCTCATGGTGAAGCTTAAGTCTTTCAAAAATCCATTAGATCCGGAACCAGACAATCGTAAAATCAGAAGAACCATTGCCAAAACGTATTGGGATGTGTATAAAAAATCTTTCACAAAATGGTTACAATCTGGCAAACAAGCACCGAAAGCCGTTGAACTTATGTTACGTTACGGTTATTTTGATGAATCCTTACTTGATGATGGACATATCGTAGAGCTAGTAGGAAGGTTGTACCAACCTGGAGGGAATCCAAGTGCACCAATCCACCATGGAACAGATTGGTTAGAAAAAATTTATTCACGAGAAGTGCCAACGTCCGTGGACGAATTAGGGCAAACATTTTTTGAAAAATTGAAAATGGACCTAAAAGATTCTGGAATCAAATCGGAAAAAGACATTCCACCAGATTACGATACAGGAGAAGCAAGGCTTGGATCTGAAATAACATCCATGTACGAACCAAACGTAAGATTGACGTCAGGAAATATTGCAAGCCACTTTCCTATCTTAACAAAATACCATATCACAATTCCACTTGAGAAATGTTTTGTTTCCAAAGATGATGTTGAGAAAGCTCTACAATATATTTTGGGTATTGATTATACAGCATTCAATCGAGAAGTGATCTACAGAAACGAAGATATTGGAATCAAAAATGAATTCATCCAAAGGTCGATCATTCCAGATTTTATCTTAGTCCCATCAATTGGACCTAAAATTATGATGTGGCAAGACCTTTCAATCTTTCGCGGAGCTGGTTCCAAAGAGTCTAGAGGTAGAATTTGTATCCCTCATTTTGTAACGGGAGATCTCAAAACATTTATGTTGGAAGCTATCGCAGCGTTCCGTTGGGAATTATGTAAAAACATCCTTGGACCGGATTGGAACAATGTGGGAATTCCATCCATCACAGCAGATTACACGGATTATGTGCAATTTTATAAAAAAAGTAAGGATCTTTCGCCAGAACTCAAAGAAAAAATTTCTTCTGAATTCAAACGATTCCGAACTGACCGCGATAAATTTGCTTACGACTATTCTTTGTGGATACGATACGAAGCTGAAGGAGTACAACGTGTCAACCGAGTGGTACGTTCTATCTTCTACAGGCACATACCATTCCACAAAAATATCAGGGAAAAAGTATCAACACAACCGGCGTATGCAGAACTACACAACCGGTTCAAAAACATTCGCACACGACAACATAAAGAATTTGAGAATAAGTATAAAAAGTACATGGATGCCAGTGGAAATTTACCAAAAGAATTGTATGAAAATTTAACTTTTTACGAAGTTTAATCCTTGCCAACCTCCGTAGATGCAACACAATTGCATCCATGGATTCCCTTCAAAAAGCAGATATTACAATCATTGGTGGAAGTTATTCAGGACTTTCTGCTGCACTTACCCTTGTTCGATCTTTACGAAATGTTCTCGTTATTGATTCCGAAAGGCCATGTAATCAAAACACACCTTTCTCACATAATTTCATTACACACGATGGGATCAAACCGAGTGAAATAAGACAAAAAGCATTATCAGATTTAAATGAATACAAAACCTTCAAACTACAATTAGGTGAAGCTACTTCGATTCAAAAAAAAGGTTCTGGATATTTAATCAAAGGGAATGGATTGAATGAAATCCAAACTGATAAAATCATTTTTGCGACTGGTGTCAAAGATTTATTACCAGAGATACCTGGTTTTGCACAAGCTTGGGGGAAAACTGTCATCCACTGTCCTTATTGCCACGGATATGAATATGTAGGGAATCAAACTGGATTATGGATGAATGAAGAAGGAGTATACGAACATGCTAAATTTCTAAAACACTGGTCAAAAGAAATTACCATTTTTACAAATGGCCCAGTGCAATTTTCCACGGAAGAGGTAAACAAAATTGAATCAGAAGGAATTGCGATTCAAACCGAACCAGTCATGGAACTAATCCAAAAGGATGGGAAAATTTCAGGATTGTTATTCCAATCAGGGAAAAATTTCCC
This window harbors:
- the aroA gene encoding 3-phosphoshikimate 1-carboxyvinyltransferase encodes the protein MLQPQIKLNAKKEIYVPGDKSISHRTVLFCALSQGKSEIHGFLEGEDPLHTLHCFESMGLSVSSLGKGSYSVESPGKKNLKSPIGVLDFGNAGTGIRLSAGLLAGLPQIRATLTGDASLCKRPMARIMNPLKEMGAEILSVDGNDRAPLRIHGKQLKDYTYQSPIASAQIKSALVLAALSSDISIDYKESEVSRDHTENMIRFLGGNIVHHSPVHFTVNPPYNFEGTKYVIPGDISSAAFYIVFGLCVGGSEPLLIKNIGLNPSRIGILTVLQKMGGKIEIIAKRIECGEEIGDLLVYPSKLKRTVITEDLIPSIIDEIPILTIAGLFSEGGFQISHAEELRAKESDRILSMVSNLEKLGVKVNEMKDGYEFGEIGSINKAKIETFMDHRIAMSFAILSKLSGIELTFDDTSWVDTSFPGFFDILKSM
- a CDS encoding cyclic nucleotide-binding domain-containing protein, with the translated sequence MPLDTSKNNQKIPVNPGEVLFIGGKAATSMNILHEGSVRVETTLGDTSIVLYSLEGANLTPGIFALLEGTPYPYTIRAKTSCVVSTYVMNQPNAKKTLTTKVSVGVMAVRTLLKEIGELYKRVLSIKGLASKFDQTMDNLGAVYYILNPSIFSDVTPGAKITRDENIIDPVMKLIRNNLAGFQEHGGILPEKPTVHFLEEDHGEFFEKDYSEAIEWNDAEFHFIRKILSVNPKISQALFEADPSLLQSAAESYVKTYRELFELLSKETYELSETMNSMFVGENGLLEKFNLTLDLFNTGYSTIPSTVLLPITEWALKKSKSLLDEYKQIFGTNYASTGNCLEKLESKQSELTSKFGHELNAQKNKEEAIAQGNDPIRAGIDTKALKVELLNSASQILNYSQADPESVKEFSTLMVKLKSFKNPLDPEPDNRKIRRTIAKTYWDVYKKSFTKWLQSGKQAPKAVELMLRYGYFDESLLDDGHIVELVGRLYQPGGNPSAPIHHGTDWLEKIYSREVPTSVDELGQTFFEKLKMDLKDSGIKSEKDIPPDYDTGEARLGSEITSMYEPNVRLTSGNIASHFPILTKYHITIPLEKCFVSKDDVEKALQYILGIDYTAFNREVIYRNEDIGIKNEFIQRSIIPDFILVPSIGPKIMMWQDLSIFRGAGSKESRGRICIPHFVTGDLKTFMLEAIAAFRWELCKNILGPDWNNVGIPSITADYTDYVQFYKKSKDLSPELKEKISSEFKRFRTDRDKFAYDYSLWIRYEAEGVQRVNRVVRSIFYRHIPFHKNIREKVSTQPAYAELHNRFKNIRTRQHKEFENKYKKYMDASGNLPKELYENLTFYEV
- a CDS encoding NAD(P)/FAD-dependent oxidoreductase; the encoded protein is MDSLQKADITIIGGSYSGLSAALTLVRSLRNVLVIDSERPCNQNTPFSHNFITHDGIKPSEIRQKALSDLNEYKTFKLQLGEATSIQKKGSGYLIKGNGLNEIQTDKIIFATGVKDLLPEIPGFAQAWGKTVIHCPYCHGYEYVGNQTGLWMNEEGVYEHAKFLKHWSKEITIFTNGPVQFSTEEVNKIESEGIAIQTEPVMELIQKDGKISGLLFQSGKNFPLQTLYSKIPIVQHSKLPEELGCKLLPSGLIDVSPFYETSISDVYAVGDMASMFRSVAHAVHSGNLAASKLNRTMILS